In Aequorivita sp. H23M31, a single window of DNA contains:
- a CDS encoding penicillin-binding protein 1A: MAAKKQQQKKKNPNDVNRHIRTFWKIFGGLILLILFVFLLASWGVFGSLPDETSLENPEKNLATEIISSDGKTIGKFYKENRTPVQFDSLPDHLVNALIATEDARFYEHSGIDGKGTLRAVAFLGSRGGASTITQQLSKLFFTEQVSRNKFQRGLQKIKEWIIATRLERRYTKEEIITMYFNEYDFVNQAVGIESAAHIYFDKAPAQLTTSESAMLVGMFKNASLYNPLRNPEGVTNRRNVVLSQMEKYGYISKKVRDSLKALPLGINFTPQGHDEGIATYFREYARHFMEDWIKENPKPDGTKYNIYQDGLKVYVTIDSKMQQYAEEAVHAHMARLQIVFDEQNKNNKTAPFRHITEEETDKIMNSAMRKSDRWREMKKQGKEEDEIIESFKKKIPMRVFSWKGDIDTIMSPMDSIRYHKSFLQAAMMSMTPQTGEVKAWVGGIDYKHYKYDMVKKGRRQIGSTFKPFVYATAIDQMHMSPCDTLPNTIYTIPAGRHHLIQPWTPKNSGGTYGGMVTLKYALANSINTITARLIDRVGPEPVIDLISKMGVDTKEIPAVPSIALGTADISVYEMVGAYSTFANEGVYVEPILIQRIEDKNGTVLYQNVPKTKDVISGETAYVTVSLLEGVTQSGTGTRLRGNWAVNSPVYKKVMTGYPYDFKNPIAGKTGTTQNQSDGWFMGMVPNLVTGVWVGGDDRATHFGSITYGQGATMALPIWGLYMKKCYADEDLDVSTGNFPRPANLSIETDCSKWRESDPNVEKVPDEFDF, from the coding sequence ATGGCAGCGAAAAAACAACAGCAAAAGAAGAAAAATCCCAATGACGTTAATCGTCATATTAGGACGTTTTGGAAAATCTTCGGTGGACTTATTCTTCTGATTCTTTTCGTCTTTTTATTGGCGTCTTGGGGCGTATTCGGAAGTCTTCCGGATGAAACAAGTCTCGAAAATCCGGAAAAGAATTTAGCGACCGAAATTATTTCTTCCGATGGAAAAACCATTGGTAAGTTTTACAAGGAAAACCGGACTCCCGTTCAATTCGATTCGCTTCCAGATCATTTGGTAAATGCGTTGATTGCTACCGAAGATGCCCGTTTTTACGAACATTCCGGAATTGATGGCAAAGGAACTCTTCGGGCGGTTGCCTTTTTAGGATCAAGAGGAGGGGCGAGTACCATTACACAACAACTTTCAAAATTGTTTTTTACCGAACAAGTTTCAAGAAACAAGTTCCAACGTGGTCTTCAGAAAATAAAGGAATGGATTATCGCTACTCGCTTGGAACGTCGGTATACCAAGGAGGAAATTATTACCATGTATTTCAATGAATACGACTTTGTAAACCAAGCAGTGGGGATTGAGTCTGCGGCACATATTTATTTCGATAAAGCTCCGGCACAACTTACAACTTCGGAATCTGCAATGTTGGTAGGGATGTTTAAAAATGCCTCTCTTTACAATCCTCTCCGAAATCCTGAAGGAGTGACAAACCGCAGAAACGTCGTGCTCTCCCAAATGGAGAAATACGGCTATATTTCCAAAAAGGTTAGGGACTCCCTAAAAGCCCTTCCTCTGGGCATCAATTTTACTCCCCAAGGTCATGATGAGGGAATTGCAACCTATTTCCGAGAATATGCGCGGCATTTTATGGAAGATTGGATTAAGGAAAATCCGAAACCAGACGGAACCAAATACAATATTTATCAGGATGGATTGAAGGTTTATGTTACTATCGACAGTAAGATGCAACAATATGCCGAAGAAGCCGTACACGCGCATATGGCTCGTTTACAGATTGTTTTCGACGAACAAAATAAGAACAACAAAACTGCCCCGTTTAGACATATAACCGAAGAAGAAACAGATAAAATCATGAATTCCGCTATGCGTAAAAGTGATCGCTGGCGCGAGATGAAAAAACAAGGGAAAGAAGAAGATGAAATAATTGAAAGCTTTAAGAAAAAGATACCAATGCGCGTCTTTTCTTGGAAAGGAGATATAGATACCATTATGAGCCCCATGGATTCCATTCGATATCATAAATCTTTTTTACAGGCAGCGATGATGTCTATGACTCCTCAAACTGGGGAGGTTAAAGCTTGGGTTGGGGGAATTGACTATAAACATTACAAATATGATATGGTCAAAAAAGGAAGACGCCAAATAGGATCTACCTTTAAGCCCTTTGTGTATGCTACGGCGATAGACCAAATGCACATGTCGCCTTGTGATACCCTTCCAAATACAATCTATACCATCCCTGCAGGCCGTCATCATCTAATTCAACCGTGGACACCGAAAAACTCCGGTGGAACTTACGGCGGGATGGTGACATTAAAATATGCTTTGGCAAATTCAATAAATACGATCACAGCCAGGCTAATTGACCGAGTGGGACCTGAACCGGTAATCGACCTAATTTCAAAAATGGGGGTTGATACTAAGGAGATACCTGCAGTTCCTTCTATTGCATTGGGTACGGCAGATATATCTGTCTATGAAATGGTTGGAGCATATAGCACCTTTGCAAATGAGGGGGTGTATGTGGAACCGATTTTAATTCAGCGAATAGAAGATAAAAACGGAACTGTTCTATATCAAAATGTACCAAAAACCAAGGATGTTATTAGTGGAGAAACAGCTTACGTAACTGTCAGTCTTCTGGAAGGGGTAACCCAATCTGGTACGGGAACCCGATTAAGAGGAAACTGGGCAGTAAATTCTCCTGTTTACAAAAAGGTTATGACTGGATATCCTTACGATTTTAAAAATCCCATTGCAGGAAAAACAGGAACAACACAAAATCAAAGTGATGGATGGTTTATGGGAATGGTTCCCAATCTGGTCACTGGTGTATGGGTTGGCGGCGACGACCGTGCAACACATTTTGGTTCGATTACCTATGGACAAGGAGCAACCATGGCGCTTCCAATCTGGGGATTGTATATGAAAAAATGTTATGCGGATGAGGATTTAGATGTTTCGACGGGAAATTTCCCGAGACCAGCAAATCTTTCCATCGAGACAGATTGCTCAAAATGGCGAGAAAGTGATCCAAATGTTGAAAAAGTACCGGACGAATTTGATTTTTAA
- a CDS encoding CoA transferase subunit A has translation MITKTVPNVQEACEGIADGMTFMLGGFGLCGIPENIINELVRRNVQDVTCISNNAGVDDFGLGLLLKKRQIKKMISSYVGENAEFERQMLSGEMEVELVPQGTLAQRCESARSGIPAFFTPAGYGTEVAEGKETREFNGKMYVMEEAFKADFSFVKAWKGDEAGNLIFKGTARNFNPAMCGSAKITVAEVEELVPIGELDPNQIHIPGIFIQRIFQGEKYEKRIEQLTVRKK, from the coding sequence ATGATAACTAAAACTGTTCCAAACGTTCAAGAAGCTTGTGAGGGCATCGCGGACGGAATGACTTTTATGCTAGGAGGATTTGGCCTTTGTGGGATTCCCGAGAATATAATCAATGAATTGGTAAGACGAAATGTTCAAGATGTAACTTGTATTTCTAACAATGCTGGAGTAGATGATTTTGGGCTTGGTCTCTTGTTGAAAAAACGCCAAATCAAGAAAATGATTTCCTCTTATGTAGGAGAAAATGCCGAATTTGAAAGACAAATGTTAAGTGGAGAAATGGAAGTAGAACTCGTGCCACAAGGAACTTTGGCCCAGCGATGTGAATCTGCCCGAAGTGGAATTCCAGCTTTTTTTACTCCTGCCGGTTACGGAACTGAAGTAGCAGAAGGAAAAGAAACCAGAGAATTCAACGGAAAAATGTATGTGATGGAAGAAGCTTTTAAAGCAGATTTTTCCTTCGTAAAAGCTTGGAAAGGTGATGAAGCGGGAAATTTGATCTTTAAAGGTACCGCGCGAAATTTCAATCCCGCCATGTGCGGCTCGGCCAAAATAACGGTAGCGGAAGTTGAAGAACTAGTCCCTATTGGAGAATTGGATCCCAATCAAATTCACATTCCAGGAATTTTTATCCAAAGAATATTTCAGGGGGAAAAATATGAAAAGAGAATTGAGCAATTAACTGTAAGGAAGAAATAG
- a CDS encoding CoA transferase subunit B, translating into MSLSKEQIAQRIAKEVKDRYYVNLGIGIPTLVANFVRDDISVEFQSENGILGMGPFPYEGEADPDLINAGKQTITALPGASFFDSAMSFGMIRGQHVDLTILGAMEVAQNGDIANWKIPGKMVKGMGGAMDLVSSAENIIVAMLHTNREGESKLLKKCSLPLTGVQCVKKIVTNLAVLEIKDGKFHLLERAPGVSVEDIKKATDGDLIIEGEIPEMKF; encoded by the coding sequence ATGTCACTTTCAAAAGAACAAATAGCACAACGCATCGCCAAAGAAGTAAAGGATAGATACTATGTAAACCTTGGAATCGGTATTCCTACCTTAGTGGCGAATTTTGTGCGGGACGATATTAGTGTGGAATTTCAAAGTGAAAATGGGATACTCGGAATGGGACCTTTCCCCTATGAAGGCGAAGCAGACCCTGATTTGATTAACGCTGGGAAACAAACCATTACCGCTCTTCCTGGGGCATCCTTTTTTGATTCGGCTATGAGCTTTGGAATGATTCGCGGACAACACGTGGATCTTACTATCCTTGGAGCGATGGAAGTAGCCCAGAATGGGGATATAGCCAATTGGAAAATTCCAGGGAAAATGGTTAAAGGCATGGGAGGAGCAATGGATCTGGTTTCTTCTGCTGAAAATATTATTGTTGCAATGCTACACACAAATAGAGAGGGTGAATCTAAATTGCTAAAAAAATGCTCTCTTCCGTTAACCGGTGTTCAGTGCGTAAAAAAGATTGTAACCAATCTAGCCGTTTTGGAAATTAAGGATGGAAAATTCCACTTACTCGAGCGCGCACCAGGTGTTTCCGTGGAAGATATAAAGAAAGCAACCGATGGAGACCTAATAATTGAAGGAGAAATTCCAGAAATGAAGTTTTAA
- a CDS encoding ABC transporter ATP-binding protein, producing MNNMPLLSVDELAVSFGKRKQWREVLHKVSFELRENEILGIVGESGSGKSVTSLSIMGLLPKNTSQYSGRILFEEEDLLKLPKEDFRKIRGKEIAMIFQEPMSALNPSLKCGKQVSEILRLHFKMSSSKAKKETIALFEKVKLPRPNEIYNSYPHQISGGQMQRVMIAMAIACKPKLLIADEPTTALDVTVQKEIISLLKTIQKETKMSMLFISHDLNLVSEIADRVMVMYQGSVVENASTVEIFTNPQAEYTKALLEARPALNVRLAVLPTIASIADNTFVPKEVKPIERAKKHKHIYTKPPLLEVTNLKKYYFSKLGIFSKPEVVTAVDDISFSVFEGETMGLVGESGCGKSTLGKTILQLEKSTSGSIKYKGKELTHLSNQEIRNLRKEIQIIFQDPYSSLNPRLQIGEALMEPLEVHNLGKSKKERKEKVLILLKRVGLDSGYFNRYPHQLSGGQRQRVGIARTIAVEPKLIICDESVSALDISVQAQVLNVLNELKNDFGFTYIFISHDLAVVKYMSDQLLVMNKGKIEELGDADEIYANPQTEYTKILIGAIPKGI from the coding sequence ATGAATAACATGCCACTTTTATCCGTTGATGAACTTGCAGTTTCTTTTGGCAAAAGGAAGCAATGGAGGGAGGTTCTACATAAAGTATCTTTCGAGCTAAGGGAAAATGAAATTCTGGGGATAGTTGGAGAATCAGGTTCTGGAAAATCGGTTACTTCTTTATCCATAATGGGATTACTTCCCAAGAATACTTCTCAATATTCTGGAAGAATTCTCTTTGAAGAAGAGGATCTTCTAAAGTTGCCCAAGGAGGATTTCCGGAAAATCCGCGGAAAGGAGATTGCAATGATCTTTCAAGAACCCATGAGCGCGCTAAACCCTTCCTTAAAATGTGGAAAACAGGTTTCTGAAATTCTGAGATTGCATTTTAAAATGAGTAGTTCGAAAGCAAAAAAGGAAACTATTGCATTATTCGAAAAGGTAAAGCTACCGCGTCCCAACGAAATATATAACAGTTATCCCCACCAAATAAGTGGCGGACAGATGCAGCGCGTAATGATTGCAATGGCAATTGCCTGTAAGCCCAAACTTCTTATTGCCGATGAACCCACTACCGCATTGGATGTAACCGTCCAAAAGGAAATTATTTCTCTTCTAAAAACAATTCAGAAGGAAACTAAAATGTCGATGTTGTTCATTTCACACGATTTAAATTTGGTATCCGAGATTGCCGATAGGGTTATGGTAATGTACCAAGGTTCTGTCGTTGAGAATGCATCGACGGTTGAAATTTTCACAAATCCACAGGCTGAATATACCAAGGCACTTTTGGAAGCTCGTCCAGCCCTAAATGTTCGTTTAGCTGTTTTACCGACAATTGCCTCGATTGCAGATAATACTTTTGTTCCGAAAGAAGTAAAACCAATTGAACGTGCCAAAAAGCATAAACATATTTATACGAAACCACCTCTTTTGGAAGTTACGAATTTGAAGAAGTATTATTTCAGCAAATTGGGAATTTTCTCAAAACCGGAAGTGGTAACTGCTGTTGATGATATTAGTTTCTCAGTATTTGAAGGGGAAACAATGGGGTTGGTCGGGGAATCCGGATGTGGGAAGTCAACTTTGGGAAAAACAATTCTTCAATTAGAAAAATCAACCTCTGGAAGTATTAAATATAAGGGGAAAGAATTGACGCATCTCAGCAATCAAGAGATTCGAAATCTGCGGAAGGAAATACAAATAATCTTTCAAGATCCGTATTCTTCATTAAATCCCAGATTGCAAATAGGGGAGGCTCTAATGGAACCTTTGGAGGTGCATAACCTGGGAAAATCCAAAAAGGAGCGAAAGGAAAAAGTGCTTATACTTTTAAAAAGAGTTGGTTTAGATTCGGGTTATTTTAACCGCTATCCCCATCAGTTATCGGGCGGTCAACGGCAGCGAGTGGGAATTGCACGAACGATTGCTGTAGAGCCTAAGTTGATTATTTGCGATGAATCTGTATCTGCCCTCGATATCTCGGTGCAAGCCCAAGTGCTGAATGTTCTTAACGAATTAAAAAATGATTTCGGTTTCACCTATATATTTATATCACACGATTTGGCTGTGGTTAAATATATGTCCGATCAGCTCTTAGTGATGAACAAAGGAAAAATAGAAGAGTTGGGAGATGCGGATGAGATTTATGCAAATCCCCAAACCGAATACACCAAAATACTTATTGGAGCTATCCCAAAAGGAATTTAG
- a CDS encoding M4 family metallopeptidase: protein MKTHSKFSFLIFVLLFGFLAEISAQDKNSNKDSSTTPSGLIILDSSQSFSLQQPSTLFKTIFNAPDNMSFRAIKQESDHLGFIHQKMQQYFNGVKVEFGTIILNSKGGSIQSVNAAYFPIEKDFNVAASLSNAQAFNKATAHVGAIRYLWENLQEAASMNYTKPSGELVVFPIMENISTKPRLAYKFDIYAVSPLYRADVYIDANTGEFIFENKRIHHANVPATGTSLYNGNVSFTADSYSGSYRLRQTADGGGIQTFTLNKGTNYNNAADITSSSTNFTSNSTGVQAHYGAERTYKYFYQKYGRNSYNNTGGVIKSYVSYSNKYVNAFWDGSRMTYGDGDGVNYGPLVSLDICGHEITHGVTEYSANLVYSYQSGALNESFSDIFGESIEKFASGTNDWLMGDQIGAGGSGGALRSMSNPNAFGDPDTYLGTNWYSGSGDSGGVHQNSGVQNFWFYVLSVGKSGTNDLGNAYTVSGIGMDKAAAIAYRNLTVYLNTNSQYLDARNGAIQAAKDLYGAGSAEEIAVTNAWYAVGVGAAYGGGGGSSYCSSQGNNVNDEYISRVQLNTINNTSGAQKYSDFTSISTTLSEGTAYTITITPKWTGSSYNEGYAVWIDYNGNKNFNDPGELVWSKAASKTTPVSGTFTIPSGTVRAETRMRVAMKYNGIPTSCETFSYGEVEDYTINLTAGGGDTQAPSTPANLTATNITQTTASISWSASTDNVAVTGYEVFLGSNSIGSVTGTSANITGLLASTAYSVKVRAYDAAGNNSAFSNTVNFTTLSNSITYCNSNGNNTNDEYIDRVKLGSINNLSGNNGGYGNFTQLTTTLAKGTSNTITITPKWTGSKYNEAYRVWIDYNQDGDFDDAGELVYSRARTTSTSISGSFTVPASALNGPTRMRVAMKYNAYPTPCETFSYGEVEDYTVIIKTGFAPEGIRENDNPTSFQMILYPNPVKDDLNIELQTDRATDYKIYSILGQIVGEGTYTENIDVSNLKSGVYMLEVNTDKEKMIERFIKE from the coding sequence ATGAAAACACATTCCAAATTCTCATTCTTGATCTTTGTTCTACTATTCGGGTTTCTGGCGGAGATTTCCGCCCAAGACAAAAACTCCAATAAAGATTCGTCCACCACTCCTTCAGGTCTAATAATTTTAGACTCTTCCCAATCATTTTCTTTACAGCAACCTTCCACTCTTTTTAAGACCATATTTAATGCTCCCGACAATATGAGTTTTAGAGCAATTAAACAGGAATCCGATCATTTGGGATTTATCCATCAAAAAATGCAACAGTATTTTAACGGTGTTAAAGTGGAATTTGGAACCATAATCCTCAATAGCAAAGGCGGAAGTATCCAATCCGTAAATGCCGCTTATTTCCCTATTGAGAAAGATTTTAATGTAGCAGCCAGTTTGAGCAATGCCCAAGCATTCAACAAAGCGACAGCCCACGTAGGAGCTATCCGATATTTATGGGAAAACCTTCAGGAAGCTGCTAGTATGAATTACACAAAGCCCTCCGGAGAACTCGTTGTTTTTCCTATTATGGAAAATATCTCTACAAAACCTCGACTGGCATATAAATTCGATATCTATGCCGTAAGTCCGCTATATCGCGCAGATGTCTATATCGATGCAAACACCGGAGAGTTTATATTTGAAAATAAACGAATCCATCATGCAAATGTACCGGCCACCGGAACTAGCCTGTATAACGGGAATGTCTCTTTTACCGCAGATAGTTATTCAGGTTCCTACAGACTCCGCCAAACAGCTGACGGTGGAGGTATCCAAACCTTTACTTTGAACAAAGGCACCAATTATAATAATGCCGCGGATATAACCAGTAGTTCTACAAACTTTACTTCAAATAGTACTGGTGTCCAAGCTCATTACGGCGCGGAAAGAACCTATAAATATTTTTATCAGAAATATGGTAGGAACTCTTATAATAATACCGGTGGGGTCATTAAATCCTACGTTAGTTATTCAAATAAATATGTGAACGCTTTTTGGGACGGTAGCAGAATGACCTATGGCGATGGCGATGGTGTAAATTATGGACCCTTGGTTTCCTTGGATATCTGTGGACATGAAATTACTCACGGCGTAACAGAATATTCCGCTAACTTGGTATATAGCTACCAATCTGGCGCTCTGAATGAGTCTTTCTCTGATATTTTTGGAGAATCCATTGAAAAGTTTGCATCCGGAACCAATGACTGGTTAATGGGAGATCAAATTGGAGCGGGTGGAAGCGGTGGCGCTCTGCGTTCTATGAGCAATCCCAATGCATTTGGCGATCCTGACACTTATCTAGGTACAAATTGGTATTCGGGGTCGGGAGATTCTGGCGGAGTTCATCAAAACTCCGGCGTACAGAATTTTTGGTTCTATGTATTGAGCGTTGGAAAATCAGGAACGAACGATCTTGGTAATGCCTATACCGTATCTGGAATTGGCATGGATAAAGCAGCCGCTATTGCATATCGTAATCTTACCGTTTACTTAAATACAAATTCCCAATACCTAGATGCAAGAAACGGGGCCATCCAAGCTGCCAAAGATCTTTATGGTGCCGGTAGTGCCGAGGAGATTGCAGTTACCAATGCGTGGTATGCTGTAGGCGTTGGAGCAGCCTATGGTGGCGGGGGCGGCAGTTCTTACTGCAGCTCACAAGGGAATAACGTAAACGATGAATATATAAGCCGGGTCCAGCTAAATACAATCAATAATACTTCGGGTGCCCAAAAATATTCCGATTTTACAAGTATCTCTACAACGCTCAGCGAGGGGACCGCATACACTATTACAATTACACCCAAATGGACCGGCAGTTCTTATAATGAAGGCTACGCCGTTTGGATAGATTATAATGGAAATAAAAATTTTAATGATCCAGGGGAACTGGTTTGGTCCAAAGCGGCATCAAAAACGACTCCCGTAAGTGGAACGTTCACAATACCGAGCGGCACAGTAAGAGCGGAAACCCGAATGAGAGTGGCTATGAAATATAATGGAATTCCTACCTCTTGCGAAACTTTTAGTTATGGAGAAGTTGAGGATTACACAATCAATCTTACCGCTGGCGGTGGAGATACGCAAGCCCCATCCACTCCCGCAAACCTAACTGCGACAAATATTACACAGACCACAGCAAGCATTTCTTGGAGTGCATCCACAGATAATGTGGCGGTAACGGGTTATGAAGTGTTTTTGGGAAGTAATAGTATTGGTAGTGTAACTGGTACCAGTGCGAATATAACAGGTCTTTTAGCAAGTACTGCATATTCAGTAAAAGTAAGAGCATACGATGCTGCTGGTAATAATTCGGCGTTCAGCAATACGGTGAATTTTACAACTCTATCCAATTCAATTACTTATTGTAATTCCAATGGAAATAATACCAATGATGAATATATAGATCGTGTAAAATTGGGAAGTATAAATAATCTCAGTGGTAATAATGGTGGCTATGGCAACTTTACTCAACTTACCACCACCTTGGCAAAAGGAACCTCAAACACCATTACAATTACTCCAAAATGGACAGGATCTAAATACAACGAAGCATATCGGGTATGGATCGATTACAACCAAGATGGAGACTTTGACGATGCCGGCGAACTTGTCTATTCCAGAGCAAGAACAACATCAACTTCCATTTCGGGCAGTTTCACTGTTCCCGCATCGGCTTTAAATGGTCCTACACGAATGAGAGTTGCCATGAAATATAATGCGTATCCAACTCCCTGCGAAACTTTTTCCTACGGTGAAGTGGAGGATTATACTGTGATAATTAAAACCGGTTTTGCTCCTGAAGGAATTAGAGAAAATGATAATCCAACCTCTTTTCAGATGATTCTCTATCCAAATCCTGTAAAAGACGATTTAAACATCGAACTACAAACGGACAGAGCCACCGATTACAAAATCTATTCTATATTGGGACAAATTGTAGGTGAGGGAACTTATACCGAAAATATAGATGTATCAAATTTGAAAAGTGGGGTTTATATGTTGGAAGTAAATACAGATAAGGAAAAAATGATAGAGCGTTTTATCAAAGAATAG
- a CDS encoding 3'-5' exonuclease has translation MIKQINLEHILFLDIETVPLHSHFDHLDDTSKLLWEEKTRYQRRDEFSAEEFYDRAGIWAEFGKIVCISVGYFVLKNDIRNFRVTSLHGDEVKILNDFKKLLETHFNKPHHLLCAHNGKEFDFPYIARRMIINGINIPFKLDLFGKRPWEVPYLDTLELWKFGDYKTYTSLKLMAHVLGIPSPKDDIDGSEVGHVFYKEKDIERIVTYCEKDTVTVAQIILRLRNEEILTPDEILSV, from the coding sequence ATGATCAAACAAATAAATTTGGAACACATCCTCTTTTTGGACATAGAGACAGTTCCTTTACATTCACATTTTGATCATCTCGATGATACCTCCAAATTACTGTGGGAGGAAAAAACGAGGTATCAGAGAAGAGATGAATTTTCTGCGGAGGAATTTTATGATCGTGCCGGTATTTGGGCCGAGTTTGGTAAAATTGTCTGTATTTCCGTCGGATATTTTGTGTTAAAAAATGATATTCGAAATTTTCGGGTAACTAGTCTCCACGGCGATGAGGTCAAGATTCTAAATGACTTTAAAAAACTTTTGGAAACCCATTTTAATAAACCACATCATTTACTATGTGCCCATAATGGCAAAGAATTTGACTTTCCTTACATTGCCCGGCGCATGATAATAAACGGAATTAACATTCCTTTTAAACTGGATTTATTTGGAAAAAGGCCTTGGGAGGTTCCATATCTCGATACCTTAGAATTATGGAAATTTGGGGATTATAAAACCTATACTTCCCTCAAGCTTATGGCACATGTTCTGGGAATCCCGTCTCCCAAGGACGATATCGATGGGAGTGAAGTAGGACATGTTTTTTATAAGGAAAAGGATATTGAAAGAATTGTTACATATTGTGAAAAAGATACCGTAACAGTTGCCCAAATTATACTTCGTTTAAGAAATGAGGAAATTTTGACACCTGATGAAATACTTTCCGTATAA